The region CGCGGTTACTGGCAAAAGTGGAGAGGGTATTGGCAGTACTGGTGTTGGCGGTTGAGAAGTCACTCCAGAACCCGATGCCGCTTGGCAGTTTCACGAATGTCGTTGAGCTCACCTAGTTCGCTCTCGAGTGCGTCGAGGGCCGACGACAGAGAGACATCAAGCTCGTATTCGTTGTAGTTCCCGCGTCCACTCGACGAGTCGACCAACCGTAAGATCCCGTGGAGGCTCAAATCCGACAGGTGGTCGTGTACTCGCCTGCGTTTCAGTGGTTCACTGCCGTGATTACGAAGAACCTCTCGATAGCGCTCATAGATCAGTTTCGTCCGTTCGGGTGTTTCTCCCTCTGCCGCTAGCTGACAGACAGTCAGCAATACATATTGCCCCTGCCGGGTCAACGAATGCATCCCTTCGACAACCTGTTGTCGTTGGATCTGATGCTCGGCCTCCCGAACGTGGTCTTCGGTGATTTTCGCCTCTCCACCCGCCATCGCGTCGTTCTCGGCGATATCAGCTGCTTTCCGGAGTAACCGTAATGCCTGCCGAGCAGATCCCGAGTCCTGTGCAGAGAATGCTGCGCACAATGGGATTACATCTGATTCGAGGACATCGTCGTAGAGCGCGATATCGGCTCGGTGCTTGAGAATATTCTGCAGTTCAGTCGCGTCGTACGGAGGGAACAAGATTTCCTCTTCGCAGAGAGTGTCCTTGACTTTCGGAGAGAGGTTTTCTCGGAACTTGAAGTCGTTCGAGATGCCGACCACACCGATTTTCACATCGAGATCCAATTGCGAGCGTGCTCGTGGAAGCTCGTACAGAATATCGTCATCCGAGCCGATGTTATCGATCTCGTCCAGAACCACGAGAATAGTCCCACCGATCGACTCAAGGTCGTTGTAGAGTTCGTTGAAGATGCGTTTTTGTTGATACCCGGTTTCGCTCATCGGTTCGCGCGAAGACGAGACTGTGGTGAGAGGGTGAGAAGGAGAGCGAATCTCGTTCACGAGATTGACCGCTACCTGATAGGATGTGGTGCAGCCAGTACAGTTGAGTTCAATAACGTTGAGATCGACGTCGTCGTACTCTCCGGCGGATTCTTGCAGCTCCTCAAGAAGATCGTGCGTAGCAGCTGTCTTCCCGACGCCGGTAACGCCATAGAGAAAGACGTTGTTCGGTTGCCAGCCCTGAATGACGGGACGGAGAGCGGCCGCATATTCGTCGAGTTCTTCGTCCCGCTCCTCGAGTGTCTCTGGCTGGTAATCATCCCGGAGGACGTCTTTGTCTTGGATGATGAACGATTCTCGATTGAATCGGCCCATAGGCGGACTCAAGACGAAGAACCATCATAAAACCATGGGTTCCAATATCACCACTAACCCACCACTCGAACCAATTATGCCAGTGTCGCATCCACTTATAAAACACACACACTCCACTATTGCCAGTAAACCTTTGCAACAACTGGAGGGGGTCAACGACCCCCTCTCTAATTAGCGATACTCTTAATACATTGTACGTTAAACCATACCCGCACTAACGAAAACTCCACTAGTTGTAGTAGGTTTAGATAACAGTAACTAGACTAGAGACGTGACAGTTTCTGCCCTCCCGTCCATTCTCCCCTCGTTACTGGCAATGGTGGAGTGAGAGAGGTACTTAAACGACGGTATTATTGGCAATACTGGCAACTCTGGTCGCCCTCTCCCTGCTACCATCGTTGCCTGGCCGATATTCCAGTCGAAATCTACCCTTCCCGACACCAGTCGATGATGACCGTGGACCTCTTTCGGTTAACCAACAAATCGTATGTATTAACCGTCTGTTGGTTAACTGCTCATGGCCTATGCTCGATTCGCAGTCGGCACTCAGTACTAGTATCCCGTGATTTCGGCGTTTCGCGATTCCGCAAGGGTTCGCTTGATTGCCGCTCGATCTCACCCAATCGGAGACAGGATATTACTGCATCGGCGACGCAGCTTCCGAACCGACGAGTGAGTACTCCCGGTCCCGGCTCGTGCCTTCCGCATCGACGAGGTTGTACTGGACCATCTTGGAGAGATACGTCCGCACTGTCCGTTTCGTCCGAGGATCGTCGACCTTCTCGGTATAGCGGTCGTGAATCTCGCTCGGCCCGAGTGGCTCGTGATCGCGAACAATGTTGTAAACGACGCGCTGGTGTGGCGTGAGTGAATCGATGCTCTTCTGCTTAATCTGGGCCCGGGCATCCTCGGCGGCGTCCAGGAGGATGTCGTTGGTGATCCGCTCCTGGTTCTCGCGGTCAGCCTTGCTAGCCGCTGTTCGAAGGATGCCGATAGCGAGGCGGGCATCGCCGGCGGCTGCATCGGCGATGCGGTAGAGTTGGTCGTCGGTGATGACATCCTCGTCGAGCCCCCATTTCGCGCGAGCGCTCAGGATGTCGTACAGCTGGTCGTCGTGGTACTTGTCCATCCGGACGTGCTCGCTGGACCGCAGGCGACTCACGAGGCGATCGTCGACGCGGCCGAACAGCTCTTCTTCCTTGTTCGCGATACAGATGATCGCGAACTGCGGGAGGCTGTGGAGGTCGTAAATGACGCTGGGGTCCTCCAGTTGGTCGACTTCGTCCAGGATGACGACGGTTCGCGGGCCGTCGTGTTGCTGGAGGCGGTCGACGAGTTCGTCGTGCGGTGTCGACTGTCGGTGGATGTCGATGGTGGCGCCGAGGTCGTCGAGGATCTGGTAGAGCGTGCGGAACCGCGTGTAGTTCCGCCAGCAGTTGACGTAGATGGCCTCGACGTCGAGGACCTCTTCTCGAAGTCGTTCCGTGACGAACTTCGAGATGCACGTCTTCCCGGTTCCGCTGGGTCCGGTGACGATAGCGGTGTCGGCGGGTTCTCCGTTCGTGATGGGCTCGAGAACGCTAGAGAGGTGGTTGACTTCGGCGTCGCGATGCTCAACTTCCCGAGGAACGAACCCGGCCCGGAGAACGCGAGCATCGCGGATCATCGTTGTTTGATAGACTGGTTTTCTGGCTAGTACTAAAAACGTGACCGGGTTGCTTCCGGAAACACCCCATTTAGCCCCCTCGAACCTAACTAAATCCTCGCGCAGTAACGCGATTCCTGTTCGTGGAAACTCAAGATTTCCGGGATTTCCGGAATCAGGTCACGGGCGGGAACTCGTGACACCGGGATTTTGCCAGTCGTCGGCTTCGTGTTCACTCCAGGGGATGAGGTATACTCCGTTGTCAGCGCGACTTTGACAGTCCAGCTCATCCATCAAGTTATTCCACCGTTCTTCGATCGTATTGCCGGACTGCTCGAGGAGTGACTTATCGAGTTCGTCGATCAGCTGCTCTTGGAGTTTCTGGTGTCGTTCGCTTCCGTACTCGCCAAAGACACCCTCATATCCTTCCCCTCGGAGTAGTCGAACGAGTGTCGTGATACGGAGGGCTCGGTCCTCGCTTATGTCAAATTCCTCTTCTAGTCGCATACACATCCTGCCAGCCCAATCAGATGCGCCCATACTCCCCCCTCTGGTCGTCAGTACAATAGATGTTCGTGGGCCCAGACTAGAAGCAGTCAGGACATTCCCATACGTACCCCCGACTCTTGCGCCGGTCGCTTTTTGGCAATTGAAGTGACTCACAGAGGCCGCAGGTCTTGAATTCGGATTCGGGAATTAGTTCTATGAGCTTCTCCTTCCAGATCCGAATTTCAGCCTTCTTGATGTTGTTTCGTTCGTTCTCTACCTTGGAACTGTTCCTGTTGAATTCCCAATCTCGATTTTCGTTACGGCGCCATTCAGCCAATATTCGGAGAACCTCGTCTTGTTCGTCCACGCCATCAAGATCCTCTTGGCAGTCCTCCACGACATCTCGCCGAATTTTCGGTTCCACCTTGTCCCAGACCGCGGGGTTGCTTCCATCTCCTTCGTGCCGCTCTTCCTGTCGTTTTTGCTCGCCTTCCAGCTCCTCGATTCTGGCATCAAGAGACTCTCGTATCGGGGCGAGATCGGGTATACTCATACGAAGATACCACGACTGGAACGTCATAATATTCTGGTGCTGTACCGCTTCTGTCTGGTTCAAACAGGTGTTGCGAATCGCCTGATTCTATCGTGTTCAGCTCTCACGATCAGCGATCAGCCCGAATCGACACTATTCTCTGGGAATCAGGTGTCGTTTGACTTCTCTAGAACAATGATTGCAGAGTGCCGCTGGCATCGGGAGCGTATCTGGGGAGAATTCCCGGGTGTCGCCTGAACGGGCTTCATGACCACAGACGGTCGTTCCAGTTTCATTCTGTACGAGGTGGTACTTCGCCTTCCCCGATTGGCGGAGCGAGAATGCAGATTCGTCTTCTGTGGGATAATCGTCGTCTACAATATCTTCGACCGTTGCCGAGGAGATCCAGTATCTGCTGAGATCCGTCCACCAGGTGTTCGAGCATCGAATTTGCTGGCGGAAGAGCTGCCGGTAATCAACCGTGAACCGTTGCGAATCCTGCTGAATGAGGTCATCGGTGTGGAACTCGAGCGTCCGTGGGGATCGCTCCCCCCTGTTTGATTCAGGTTCCAACTCGATGGTCCACTCCGTTTTGACGTACGCTCCACCGGTGTATTCGACAGTGTCTGCGCTTACAGACTTGGTACGGTCACGAAGCCAACGAACGGTCGGTGGACGGAGCTTCTCAGTAAGTTGCTCTGAGAAGATGTCGTGTAGCAGTTCATCCGTGACGAGTGCGTCTTCGAGGGCGGTTCCGAGCTCTCGAGGTGCCGTCTGGTTCGTATAGTTCTCTGCCTGTGCGATGAGTGTCTCTCGAGCTTCGGCAATCCCATCGACGGTCAACCAGAATCCGTACGGTTCGTGACCATCGGTGAGCACTTCGCCATCGGTGAGCCGAACCAGCATCGGCCGGATCTGGTCAGGTGCCGGAAACAGATGTAACTGGTATTGGTCGGTGACCGGGACTACTGGATAGGGGAACTCCTCTCTAGAGGGTACTCCCCCTCATTACGGGGTATGGAGAAGCCTCCCAGGTCTGCTACCGGGACGTGCCTCGGCATACACTCCGGGATACGTTCCCAGTACGTCCCATATCGGTGGTCGCGAGGACCGCGATTAATTTGCATTGTGAGTAGACCGATCACCCCCAGTCACTTAGTATTCAGGGGGTAGTGGGGGGAGGGGCTATAGAAAAACCCTCATACTACAAATCGGGAACTTAGACTAAGTAAAGGTTATAACATTCCCGCTAGGTGATGTGACTATCCAGATGACTCAGAAGACAATTGGACAGAACACCGGCCAATCGGGTCGGGTGAATCTGTCGGGACCCGAACTCGACCAATTCGATGCGGAGGTTGGGGACGCTATCAAGGTCGATGTCGCGGAGTCGAAGGGGATCGCCAAGGCGATCATCGAGAACAGCACGGAGTGTGAATTCGTAATCGTATCCAAACCAGAAGCTGATTCCTCACCCACGGAGGAAATCGATGAGTAGTGAGTACCCTTCTCTCTTCGAAAGCTGTCAGCCACGAGACGACGTCTTAGACGGCTCGCTCCAGGAGGAACAGTTCGCTGCGAAACTCTCGACTGTCGTCCACAACCCTGAGAAGGCAGCACCAGTCTATCGAGACCCCGACTCGTTCTACGATATGACCTATCCCACGGAGGGTCTCCGCACGCTGCTCTCCAATCTCACGGGGCGTTTCTTGGCGACCACAAAGTACGACCCCGGCTCGTATACTTCGAGCATTCTCTGTCTCGACACACGGTTCGGTGGTGGGAAAACGCACGACCTCATCGCCTCTTACCATCTTGCTGAGAACCCCGTAGATATTGACGACCTCTCGCACTACCTGCTGGACGGCGACGAGGAGCTTGCGGCTGACTATCAAGATGCGGTGGCAGAGGGCCTCGATATTGCGACGGGGGTCTTCATCGGAACGAAGGCTGATAGCAAGGATGCCCGCCATGCCGACGACGATCCGGATGCTCCGAATACCCGGACGATGTGGGGTGAACTCGCGTACCAGCTCTATGGGCTCGATGGCTACGAGTACCTCAAGGACTACGACCAAGACCGGGACGCCCCCGGTGAGGGGACCCTCTCGAAACTCTTCGCTCAGCACGACCAGCCGGCCCTCATTCTGATCGACGAAATCGCCGACTACATGAACAAAGCCGCGGGCACGCCTGTCGGCGACAAGACGCTCGCGGATCAGACGCTTTCGTTCGTGATGGCGCTCCTCGAAGCGGCTGCCGAATCGGAGCACGTCACGGTCGTCTACTCTATCGCGGATACGGCGTTTGGTGAGCAGGCTGACCGGGTTCGTGATGGCGTCCGTGACCATATCGAGGAGGTCAATGAGATTGGCCGGCGGCAGCACAAGACGGTCACGCCGACCGACGAAAACGAGATCGGACAAGTCCTTCAGCACCGACTCTTCTCGGAAGTTCCAGAAAACGCCGCGCACGAAGCCGCCGACTCATACTTCCAATTCTATGACCAGGAAGACCGGCAGTATCCACAGGAAGCCACCGACGCTGGCTACGTGGATGTCCTCGCTCGCGAATACCCCTTCCATCCCTCCTTAATCGACGCTCTCACGGACAAGATCGATACGATACCTCGATTCCAGCGCACGCGTGATGCCCTCCGCTTGCTTGCTCGAGCCGTCTACTACCTCTGGAATCACCAGCCCGACAGTTACGACCGCCACTGGATTCGGATCTACGACCTCACAGTCGCTGATGACGATCCTGGCGGCGGGATTCAGACGATCCTTCGTGAGCGTCTATTCGACTTCGTCGATCTCGGTCCCGCAGTGACCGCCGACATCTACGACGACGATGGTACCGCGCACGCCCAGCTTGAGGACCGAAAATGGACCGAAAACGGTCTCCCCCCTCTCGGTACCCATCTGACGACGACAGTTCTCTGGCACAGCCTTGCATACGGAGAACAGGCTGCAGGCCTAACTCACGCCGATCTGAACCTCGCTATCGGCCACCCCGATCTGAACTTCGACGACTACGATGCCGCCCTATCCGCACTCCGGGGCGACGATATGGACGTCGCGTGTTACTTCCTCTACGAGGAAGAGCGCCTCCGATTCAAGCAAGAACCAAATCTGATCCGGATCATCGACCAGCGGATCGAGTCTACTCCCGAAGCGAGCGCTCATTCGCGTTTCCAGAACCGTCTCACCTCGAAGGAAATCGGCGATGGTGGCTTCCAGCCGGTGGAGTTCCCTGAATCGCCGGCGGACTTACCGGATACCCCGGATACGCCGAAGCTCGCGGTGATGCATCCGGACA is a window of Halobellus limi DNA encoding:
- a CDS encoding Cdc6/Cdc18 family protein; the encoded protein is MIRDARVLRAGFVPREVEHRDAEVNHLSSVLEPITNGEPADTAIVTGPSGTGKTCISKFVTERLREEVLDVEAIYVNCWRNYTRFRTLYQILDDLGATIDIHRQSTPHDELVDRLQQHDGPRTVVILDEVDQLEDPSVIYDLHSLPQFAIICIANKEEELFGRVDDRLVSRLRSSEHVRMDKYHDDQLYDILSARAKWGLDEDVITDDQLYRIADAAAGDARLAIGILRTAASKADRENQERITNDILLDAAEDARAQIKQKSIDSLTPHQRVVYNIVRDHEPLGPSEIHDRYTEKVDDPRTKRTVRTYLSKMVQYNLVDAEGTSRDREYSLVGSEAASPMQ
- a CDS encoding ATP-binding protein encodes the protein MSSEYPSLFESCQPRDDVLDGSLQEEQFAAKLSTVVHNPEKAAPVYRDPDSFYDMTYPTEGLRTLLSNLTGRFLATTKYDPGSYTSSILCLDTRFGGGKTHDLIASYHLAENPVDIDDLSHYLLDGDEELAADYQDAVAEGLDIATGVFIGTKADSKDARHADDDPDAPNTRTMWGELAYQLYGLDGYEYLKDYDQDRDAPGEGTLSKLFAQHDQPALILIDEIADYMNKAAGTPVGDKTLADQTLSFVMALLEAAAESEHVTVVYSIADTAFGEQADRVRDGVRDHIEEVNEIGRRQHKTVTPTDENEIGQVLQHRLFSEVPENAAHEAADSYFQFYDQEDRQYPQEATDAGYVDVLAREYPFHPSLIDALTDKIDTIPRFQRTRDALRLLARAVYYLWNHQPDSYDRHWIRIYDLTVADDDPGGGIQTILRERLFDFVDLGPAVTADIYDDDGTAHAQLEDRKWTENGLPPLGTHLTTTVLWHSLAYGEQAAGLTHADLNLAIGHPDLNFDDYDAALSALRGDDMDVACYFLYEEERLRFKQEPNLIRIIDQRIESTPEASAHSRFQNRLTSKEIGDGGFQPVEFPESPADLPDTPDTPKLAVMHPDTAAVEDGGDTPPNRVTQLYEQQAAKHEGETETRIYKNYALFLAPDADRMDAAIDEARRLEAIEALLDSPEQKADLSSEQIEELRERSDEAQLMLGELVRNVYRHLYYPDRDGLTHITIGATESNGGTTLVDAVQTTLEDKIVKRDAGARGSAHVQQKLWQQTQDAMSTEALVNQYAKKPGLDYLFSTKPIRETVSSLVSDHGYAYWDGESETAYWVGTTEPETWPHPEPFAKSPDVETSIRDSDVQIGSAFVVYRDIDALVDDHLDEIDRPEQTVATCAECGAEVENPEGSEPYYCEEHQSDTTCSSCGKEVASEQLLDERGRCQECQPDESWEASKKMMSASRAFSEVRRDAESKAGTDRTPLLEEVTIQVGGDEPFQAAKFISQRPGFKAREDSVTVRMQYETRTDDGTYSAEFTGSPSRFRDVIDQPGSFGDDRETIQFRFQFDEPEPITDEGDDLLAALDNDLDAGNIDVRVEGRGPIQASSEVTV
- a CDS encoding orc1/cdc6 family replication initiation protein encodes the protein MGRFNRESFIIQDKDVLRDDYQPETLEERDEELDEYAAALRPVIQGWQPNNVFLYGVTGVGKTAATHDLLEELQESAGEYDDVDLNVIELNCTGCTTSYQVAVNLVNEIRSPSHPLTTVSSSREPMSETGYQQKRIFNELYNDLESIGGTILVVLDEIDNIGSDDDILYELPRARSQLDLDVKIGVVGISNDFKFRENLSPKVKDTLCEEEILFPPYDATELQNILKHRADIALYDDVLESDVIPLCAAFSAQDSGSARQALRLLRKAADIAENDAMAGGEAKITEDHVREAEHQIQRQQVVEGMHSLTRQGQYVLLTVCQLAAEGETPERTKLIYERYREVLRNHGSEPLKRRRVHDHLSDLSLHGILRLVDSSSGRGNYNEYELDVSLSSALDALESELGELNDIRETAKRHRVLE